The Periplaneta americana isolate PAMFEO1 chromosome 2, P.americana_PAMFEO1_priV1, whole genome shotgun sequence genome has a window encoding:
- the LOC138695210 gene encoding splicing factor 3A subunit 2-like has protein sequence TRSFGPGTRCLGTGIRSIDTEPGVWGPKPGVSDMEPGIWDGTGSFVPGTRSFVLGTRSLVPGTRSIVPGTRSIGPTTRSIEPGTQSLGRGSPGLGPGTRSLYPGPGVWDQEPGVWDLEPIVWEPETGVWDARNGVWDQEPGVLDTEPGPGVWDPEPGGCYTEPGVWDHETGVCYPEPGVWNHGPGGCYPEPGVWDDETGVCYQEHGFWDPEPRVLDP, from the exons acccggagttttggaccgggAACCCGGTGTCTTGGAACTGGAATCAGGAGTATagacacggaacccggagtttgggggcCAAAACCCGGAGTCTCCGACatggaacccggaatttgggacgGGACAGGGAGTTTCGTTCCTGGAACACGGAGTTTTGtactcggaacccggagtttagtacccggaacccggagtatcGTACCCGGAACTCGGAGTATTGGACCCACAACCAGGAGTATTGAACCCGGAACCCAAAGTTTGGGACGCGGAAGCCCGGGTTTGGGACCTGGAACACGGAGTTTGTAcccgggacccggagtttgggaccaggagcccggagtttgggacttgGAACCCATcgtttgggaaccggaaaccggagtttgggacgcGAGAAacggagtttgggaccaggaacccggagtctTGGACACGGAACCTGGA CCAGGAGTTTGGGACCCTGAACCCGGAGGTTGttacacggaacccggagtttgggaccacgAAACCGGAGTTtgttacccggaacccggagtttggaaccacGGACCCGGAGGTtgttacccggaacccggagtttgggacgacGAAACCGGAGTTTGTTACCAGGAACACGGTTTTTGGGACCCGGAGCCAAGAGTTTTGGACCCGTAG